From Carya illinoinensis cultivar Pawnee chromosome 5, C.illinoinensisPawnee_v1, whole genome shotgun sequence, one genomic window encodes:
- the LOC122311595 gene encoding NADH dehydrogenase [ubiquinone] 1 beta subcomplex subunit 3-A-like, whose translation MANKALRPTGEFFRRRDQWRNHPMLTNQLRHATPGLGIALVAFGIYIVGEQVYNSLHAPSSPHSRHSSPTASSASH comes from the coding sequence ATGGCGAATAAGGCCCTGCGACCCACTGGAGAGTTCTTCAGGAGGAGAGACCAGTGGAGGAATCACCCGATGCTGACGAACCAGCTCCGCCACGCCACTCCCGGCCTAGGCATCGCTCTCGTTGCCTTTGGCATCTACATCGTCGGCGAGCAAGTTTACAACAGCCTCCACGCTCCCTCTTCTCCCCACTCCCGCCACTCTTCTCCAACTGCTTCCTCTGCTTCTCACTGA